A single window of Oerskovia paurometabola DNA harbors:
- a CDS encoding ABC transporter permease, with protein sequence MFVALRDLRFARGRFVLMSTVIVLITFLVGFLASLTAGLARASTSGVTDLPVDQLAFTVTGDAKPSFTESQVDATQWEAFAAVDGVDSAEPLGIATTRASVTAGADGEAGTTAAVTAFGSRPGSGLVPDGAEAAPGTVLLSSGAADDLGAQKGDEVALGSLTLTVAGVLDARADFSHTPVVWMDLTDWQTVGARGGGASGDEVATVVALTGDPSDSALAAAADDTGTATLTPMGARAAVSSFSAENMSLTMMQGFLLAISALVVGAFFTVWTINRAGDVAVLKALGASTSYLLRDAIGQALVLLVLGVGIGTALAAGAGALAAQVMPVVVSPATTLLPALILVVLGTVGAVAAILRITRIDPHAALAAR encoded by the coding sequence ATGTTCGTCGCGCTGCGCGACCTGCGCTTCGCCCGGGGACGCTTCGTCCTCATGTCCACCGTCATCGTCCTCATCACGTTCCTCGTGGGCTTCCTGGCCTCGCTGACCGCGGGCCTGGCCCGCGCGAGCACGTCAGGTGTCACCGACCTCCCGGTCGACCAGCTCGCGTTCACCGTCACCGGGGACGCCAAGCCCTCGTTCACCGAGTCCCAGGTCGACGCCACGCAGTGGGAGGCGTTCGCCGCCGTGGACGGCGTCGACTCCGCCGAACCCCTGGGCATCGCGACGACGCGCGCCTCGGTCACCGCGGGCGCGGACGGCGAGGCAGGCACCACCGCGGCCGTCACCGCGTTCGGCTCGCGCCCCGGCTCGGGCCTCGTGCCCGACGGCGCCGAGGCAGCGCCTGGGACCGTGCTCCTGTCGAGCGGCGCCGCCGACGACCTGGGCGCCCAGAAGGGCGACGAGGTCGCCCTGGGTTCGCTAACCCTGACCGTCGCGGGCGTGCTCGACGCCCGGGCCGACTTCTCGCACACGCCCGTCGTCTGGATGGACCTGACCGACTGGCAGACCGTCGGAGCCCGCGGCGGCGGAGCGTCCGGTGACGAGGTCGCGACCGTCGTCGCGCTCACCGGCGACCCGAGCGACTCCGCGCTCGCCGCGGCAGCGGACGACACCGGGACCGCGACCCTGACCCCGATGGGTGCCCGCGCCGCGGTCAGCTCGTTCTCGGCCGAGAACATGTCGCTCACCATGATGCAGGGATTCCTGCTCGCGATCTCCGCCCTCGTGGTGGGCGCGTTCTTCACCGTGTGGACCATCAATCGGGCCGGCGACGTCGCGGTGCTCAAGGCCCTCGGCGCCTCGACCTCCTACCTGCTGCGCGACGCGATCGGCCAGGCGCTCGTCCTGCTCGTGCTCGGCGTCGGCATCGGGACCGCGCTCGCAGCCGGGGCCGGGGCGCTTGCAGCCCAGGTCATGCCCGTCGTCGTCTCCCCCGCCACGACCCTCCTGCCCGCGCTCATCCTCGTGGTCCTCGGCACGGTCGGCGCCGTCGCGGCGATCCTGCGGATCACGCGCATCGACCCGCACGCGGCGCTCGCGGCCCGCTGA
- a CDS encoding sensor histidine kinase produces the protein MKPRAVISAALGLQIALDVLLVALVGLAVGSRWAEALSAGGLDAGAWAALACGLGLLLVYGVGRSRINVRDTAVDAPRGAWWPTGAWVAALIVGWALLLLLTPVALWIAFPLMFLEMHVLGPRRGIVAVAATTACAIGGAILGGQQLVGSILGPTFGGLVAIAVVLGFETIVRESQGRQELIDDLVRTRADLAVSEREAAVATERERLAREIHDTLAQGFSSIELLLRAADAALEEVEAPGAFAPGAPGPTAARTARGYVTRSRLAAQQNLAEARRFVRDLAPADLESATLVGALQRVAERTALASGDDLRVTVDVSGRPRPLPVPVETALLRIAQSALANVVQHAGASRAAVTLSFLGDAVALDVVDDGRGFDPLAPPAPHPGAGGGSAVGHEGRDDGVTGGATPPPRSGFGLTAMRSRVAELGGTFSLETEPGAGTALAVHLPLDPQETR, from the coding sequence GTGAAGCCTCGCGCCGTGATCTCCGCCGCCCTCGGGCTCCAGATCGCGCTCGACGTGCTCCTAGTGGCCCTCGTGGGGCTCGCGGTCGGCTCCCGCTGGGCGGAGGCCCTGAGCGCCGGGGGACTGGACGCCGGGGCGTGGGCCGCGCTCGCGTGCGGCCTGGGGCTCCTGCTCGTCTACGGCGTGGGGCGCTCGCGGATCAACGTGCGCGACACCGCGGTCGACGCCCCGCGCGGCGCCTGGTGGCCCACGGGAGCGTGGGTCGCGGCGCTGATCGTGGGGTGGGCGCTGCTGCTGCTCCTGACCCCGGTCGCGCTGTGGATCGCGTTCCCCCTCATGTTCCTCGAGATGCACGTGCTCGGACCCCGCCGCGGGATCGTGGCCGTGGCGGCGACGACCGCGTGCGCGATCGGTGGCGCCATCCTGGGCGGCCAGCAGCTCGTGGGCTCGATCCTGGGCCCGACGTTCGGCGGCCTCGTCGCGATCGCCGTCGTGCTCGGCTTCGAGACGATCGTGCGCGAGTCGCAGGGACGTCAGGAGCTCATCGACGACCTGGTCCGCACGCGCGCGGACCTCGCGGTCTCCGAGCGCGAGGCGGCGGTCGCGACCGAGCGCGAGCGCCTCGCGCGCGAGATCCACGACACGCTCGCGCAGGGCTTCTCGTCGATCGAGCTGCTGCTGCGGGCGGCGGACGCGGCGCTCGAGGAGGTCGAGGCGCCGGGAGCGTTCGCCCCGGGAGCCCCGGGCCCGACGGCGGCACGCACCGCGCGCGGCTACGTCACCCGGTCGCGGCTCGCCGCGCAGCAGAACCTCGCCGAGGCCCGGCGCTTCGTGCGCGACCTCGCACCCGCGGACCTCGAGTCGGCGACCCTGGTCGGTGCGCTCCAACGCGTCGCCGAGCGCACGGCGCTGGCCTCGGGCGACGACCTGCGCGTGACCGTCGACGTGTCGGGCCGCCCGCGCCCCCTGCCCGTGCCCGTCGAGACCGCGCTGCTGCGGATCGCGCAGTCGGCGCTCGCCAACGTCGTCCAGCACGCGGGAGCCTCGCGGGCCGCGGTCACGCTCAGCTTCCTCGGGGACGCCGTCGCGCTCGACGTGGTCGACGACGGTCGCGGGTTCGACCCGCTCGCGCCCCCTGCGCCGCACCCGGGAGCGGGCGGGGGCTCCGCCGTCGGGCACGAGGGCCGTGACGACGGCGTGACGGGAGGGGCGACGCCTCCACCCCGCTCAGGGTTCGGCCTGACGGCGATGCGCTCGCGCGTCGCCGAGCTCGGCGGCACGTTCTCGCTCGAGACCGAGCCGGGCGCCGGGACGGCGCTCGCGGTCCACCTGCCGCTCGACCCCCAGGAGACTCGGTGA
- a CDS encoding response regulator transcription factor encodes MTQGPATIRVVLTDDHPVVRAGLRAVVDAEGDMEVVDELATAEELVRRVGAGLEADVVLLDLRFGEGRMGGAQAAREVTRLGGPPVLILTTYDSDQEILAAIEAGATGYLLKDAPTDELTAAIRAAAGGQVALGPSVQRRLLGRMRAPGVSLSLRELEVLGLVAQGCSNDEVARRLFLSKATVKSHLVHVYEKLGVDSRTAAVAEARRRGLLGD; translated from the coding sequence GTGACACAAGGACCGGCGACCATCCGCGTCGTGCTGACCGACGACCACCCCGTGGTCCGCGCGGGCCTGCGCGCCGTCGTCGACGCCGAGGGCGACATGGAGGTCGTCGACGAGCTGGCCACGGCCGAGGAGCTCGTCCGACGGGTCGGGGCGGGGCTCGAGGCCGACGTCGTGCTGCTCGACCTGCGCTTCGGAGAAGGCCGCATGGGCGGAGCGCAGGCCGCGCGCGAGGTCACGCGCCTGGGCGGGCCGCCTGTCCTGATCCTCACGACCTACGACTCCGACCAGGAGATCCTCGCCGCGATCGAGGCCGGCGCCACGGGCTACCTGCTCAAGGACGCGCCGACCGACGAGCTGACCGCCGCGATCCGCGCGGCGGCGGGTGGGCAGGTCGCGCTCGGACCGAGCGTGCAGCGGCGGCTCCTCGGTCGCATGCGGGCGCCGGGCGTCTCGCTGTCGCTGCGCGAGCTCGAGGTGCTCGGGCTTGTGGCGCAGGGGTGCTCGAACGACGAGGTCGCGCGCCGGCTGTTCCTGTCGAAAGCGACCGTGAAGTCCCACCTGGTCCACGTGTACGAGAAGCTCGGGGTCGACTCGCGCACGGCTGCGGTGGCCGAGGCACGCAGGCGGGGACTGCTGGGGGACTGA